The following proteins are encoded in a genomic region of Arachis stenosperma cultivar V10309 chromosome 4, arast.V10309.gnm1.PFL2, whole genome shotgun sequence:
- the LOC130974466 gene encoding protein argonaute 2-like: MDRGGYNQRRGGGNARGYGGGGRGRGRNFPQPPRQPADSGAGRGVNPQPPPPELQPRQPSTITFGSFTAGSRTAQTKLVSPPSEPHPQPPPPQLQPRQPSTIVFGSFTATSSRSAPPNTVSPPSKPHPPSRQDSSETISPVRRPDHGGREAFGKRTLLVNHFLVEFNPNKSIMQYHVEVSPQSQPQPGLPPRRISKTELSLIRDKLLDHPEVPSGMIAYDGERSIFSMVPLPEALVVEVSKGENEKLTGFNVTLTLVKNLEMSRLDDYIRGRELSIPHEILHGLNVVFKKNPTKCTVPVGGCFYPLAPKVRETNLEPGVIAVGGFRHSLKLTQQGLSLCLDSSVLSFKKQMSVLDFLEKQITGFNLREFGKYRKTVEKLLIGLKVQVNHRKNTQKYSVAGLTEKDTRQTIFSVADAQGNPTIQLSLVDFFKDKYQIVIKNEDIPALVFGGNRTRYVPMELCHLAEGQMHPRQYLSRQAAKALRNLCLPLPPARQARIMEMVKSSCGPCGGDIVANFGMSVSNAMTKVAGRVLRPPDLKLRDPTGRTSLVKLTPEKCKWNLYGKSMVEGKLVDRWGILDFTTRSNRVFNSDSFIAKLTKQYNNFGITMKKPVLTRKTEMWKLSNYNQLYDLLEKINSEVSKSYKRPLQFLPCVLAYKDPGYKCLKWIAETKVGIVTQCCVLGSTSFGSDQYLSYLALKINAKIGGSNVELMNRLPYFEGNRHVMFIGADVNHPNTRDANSRSVAAVVATVNWPAANRYAARLCAQGCQGTRTEKILNFGKDCFELVSYYEMLNGAKPEKIVIFRDGVSDSQFQMVLGEELQDLKKTFKRANYSPTITLIVAQKRHQTRLFPSYATGDNVLPGTVVDTVIVHPFEFDFYLVSHSGGLGTSKAVHYFVLWDEHNFTSDKLQKLIYDMCFTFARCMTPVSLVPPVYYADLAAYRGQQYYEAKVQMQSRSATSSSSSALASSSVSSATSNLNDMDFCKLHSDLENIMFFI; the protein is encoded by the exons ATGGACAGAGGCGGTTACAATCAGAGACGTGGTGGTGGTAACGCCAGAGGCTACGGAGGAGGAGGCCGCGGAAGAGGAAGAAACTTTCCCCAACCCCCACGGCAACCGGCTGACAGTGGCGCCGGCAGAGGAGTTAATCCGCAACCACCACCGCCAGAGTTGCAGCCCAGGCAGCCGAGCACCATCACCTTTGGGTCATTCACCGCAGGCAGCCGAACGGCACAAACAAAACTCGTTTCCCCTCCTTCAGAACCTCATCCGCAACCACCACCGCCACAGTTGCAGCCAAGGCAGCCGAGCACCATCGTCTTTGGGTCATTCACTGCAACCAGCAGCCGAAGCGCACCTCCAAATACGGTTTCCCCTCCTTCAAAACCTCATCCTCCCTCTCGACAag ACTCCAGTGAAACGATCTCACCCGTTCGGAGGCCCGACCACGGTGGTAGGGAGGCTTTTGGGAAGCGGACTCTTCTGGTGAACCATTTTCTAGTGGAATTCAACCCGAATAAGAGCATAATGCAGTACCATGTCGAGGTGAGTCCCCAATCGCAGCCGCAACCAGGTCTTCCACCGAGGAGGATATCAAAGACTGAACTGTCATTGATACGTGACAAGCTCCTTGACCATCCGGAGGTGCCGTCAGGGATGATCGCCTATGATGGCGAGCGGAGCATTTTTAGCATGGTTCCTTTGCCGGAAGCTCTTGTGGTGGAAGTATCCAAGGGAGAGAACGAGAAACTCACTGGATTCAACGTGACGTTGACTCTAGTAAAAAACCTTGAAATGAGTAGGTTGGATGATTACATCAGAGGCAGGGAATTGTCAATCCCCCATGAGATCTTGCATGGTTTGAATGTTGTCTTCAAGAAGAATCCAACAAAATGTACGGTTCCTGTTGGGGGCTGCTTTTACCCATTGGCTCCAAAGGTTAGAGAGACGAATCTTGAGCCTGGTGTGATTGCTGTTGGAGGGTTTCGGCATAGTCTCAAACTAACCCAGCAAGGACTGTCATTGTGCTTGGATTCTTCGGTTTTGTCTTTCAAGAAACAAATGTCAGTGCTGGATTTCCTTGAAAAACAGATTACCGGTTTCAATTTGCGTGAATTCGGGAAGTATAGAAAAACCGTTGAAaaattgctaattggtttgaaGGTTCAGGTCAACCACCGGAAGAACACACAGAAGTACAGCGTTGCTGGTCTAACTGAAAAAGACACGCGACAAACCATTTTCTCCGTAGCGGATGCACAGGGGAACCCCACCATTCAGCTTAGCCTTGTTGACTTCTTCAAGGATAAGTATCAGATTGTTATCAAGAACGAGGATATCCCTGCACTGGTTTTTGGAGGTAACAGGACCAGATATGTGCCAATGGAACTTTGTCACTTGGCTGAGGGTCAGATGCATCCCAGACAGTACTTGAGCAGGCAGGCTGCGAAGGCTTTGAGAAATTTGTGCCTGCCTCTACCGCCAGCGAGGCAAGCTCGAATAATGGAGATGGTGAAGTCAAGCTGTGGACCGTGTGG GGGTGATATCGTTGCAAATTTTGGAATGAGTGTCAGCAATGCTATGACAAAAGTGGCTGGGCGTGTACTTAGACCTCCAGACCTGAAGCTTCGGGATCCAACAGGCAGGACTTCCCTTGTGAAATTGACTCCAGAGAAGTGCAAATGGAATTTATATGGCAAGTCAATGGTTGAAGGTAAGCTGGTTGACCGTTGGGGCATTCTTGATTTTACCACCCGCAGCAACCGTGTGTTTAACAGTGACAGCTTCATTGCTAAGCTTACTAAGCAGTACAACAACTTTGGCATCACCATGAAGAAGCCGGTTTTGACAAGAAAAACAGAAATGTGGAAACTTAGCAACTATAATCAGCTTTATGACTTACTTGAAAAGATTAATTCTGAGGTTTCCAAAAGCTATAAACGCCCGCTGCAATTTCTTCCGTGTGTATTGGCCTACAAAGATCCAGGTTACAAGTGCCTCAAGTGGATTGCTGAGACCAAGGTCGGCATTGTGACACAGTGCTGCGTGTTGGGTAGTACTAGTTTTGGAAGCGATCAATATCTTAGTTATCTTGCTCTCAAGATCAATGCGAAAATTGGAGGTAGCAATGTGGAGCTTATGAATAGGCTTCCTTACTTTGAGGGCAATCGTCATGTAATGTTTATCGGGGCTGATGTAAATCATCCGAATACCAGGGACGCAAATAGTCGGTCAGTTGCTGCTGTGGTTGCCACAGTTAATTGGCCGGCTGCAAACCGCTATGCTGCTCGTCTTTGCGCTCAAGGGTGTCAAGGGACTAGGACTGAGAAAAttttgaactttggaaaggATTGCTTTGAGCTTGTTTCATATTATGAAATGCTGAATGGAGCCAAGCCTGAAAAGATTGTTATCTTCCGTGATGGGGTCAGTGACAGCCAATTCCAGATGGTTCTTGGTGAAGAGCTTCAGGATTTGAAGAAGACCTTCAAACGTGCAAATTACTCCCCAACCATCACTCTTATTGTGGCACAAAAGAGGCACCAGACTCGACTGTTCCCTTCGTATGCTACTGGCGACAATGTGTTACCCGGAACAGTGGTGGATACAGTAATCGTCCACCCCTTTGAATTCGACTTCTATCTGGTTAGTCACAGTGGAGGCCTGGGAACAAGCAAGGCCGTTCATTACTTTGTCTTGTGGGATGAACACAATTTCACGTCAGATAAACTCCAGAAACTCATATATGACATGTGCTTTACATTTGCAAGGTGCATGACTCCTGTCTCTTTAGTCCCTCCGGTGTACTATGCTGACCTTGCTGCATACAGAGGACAACAATACTATGAAGCAAAGGTTCAGATGCAATCTCGTTCAGCTACATCTTCCTCATCATCAGCTTTAGCTTCTTCGTCCGTTTCTTCAGCTACCTCAAATTTGAATGATATGGACTTCTGCAAGCTGCATTCTGATCTGGAAAATATAATGTTCTTCATCTGA
- the LOC130976973 gene encoding putative protein FAR1-RELATED SEQUENCE 10, producing the protein MEYSIQDKHIGLLYSVRASWAQSYVRGYFLARMATIAYSKSIDAFLKGIFAAQTCLRSFFEQIGISANIQHQAHQETHYMHLKLAYLLKSMHGVSSRLLLLMLCSKSYCWPCNMLHLRWPMDHILCGISKVWMENGL; encoded by the exons ATGGAATATTCTATACAAG ATAAACACATTGGTTTACTGTATTCTGTTCGAGCATCCTGGGCACAATCCTATGTGAGAGGTTACTTTCTAGCTCGAATGGCTACAATAGCTTACTCAAAATCAATAGATGCTTTTCTGAAAGGGATCTTCGCTGCACAAACTTGTTTGCGTAGCTTTTTCGAGCAG ATTGGCATTTCTGCGAACATCCAACATCAAGCGCATCAGGAGACTCACTATATGCATCTGAAACTTGCATACCTGTTGAAGAGCATGCACGGAGTATCCTCACGCCTTTTGCTTTTAATGCTTTGCAGCAAGAGTTATTGCTGGCCATGCAATATGCTGCATCTGAGATGGCCAATGGATCATATATTGTGCGGCATTTCAAAAGTATGGATGGAGAACGGCTTGTAA